From Staphylococcus sp. IVB6214:
TTTTAGTCGTCAATAATGCTTTTGAAGCGAACTGGTTACTACAATCCTATAAGGGCGTAATCATTGAATCTGTGAATGCCATTACTGGAAAAAACGTAACGCATTTAGAAGTGCTAACTGAAGATGACTTAGATGAACTACGTGCGAATTTTACAACAGCTCAGAATGACGTCAAACCCGTTCAACCCGTAGTCGCACAAGGGGAACAATTCAATACCAAAAATACATTTGATACTTTTGTTATTGGACCGGGCAACCGTTTCCCGCACGCTGCAAGTCTTGCCGTAGCTGAAAAACCAGCACAAGCCTACAATCCATTGTTTATCTATGGAGGCGTCGGTCTAGGTAAAACACACTTGATGCATGCGATTGGGCATTTTGTAATGGAAAATAACAAAGATGCGAAAGTGCTTTATACGACAAGTGAAAAGTTTACGAATGAATTCATTCAATCCATTCGAAACAATGATACGGAATCATTTCGTGAAAAATACCGTAATATCGACGTTTTACTTATTGATGACATTCAATTTATTCAGAAAAAAGAACAGACACAAGAAGAATTTTTCCATACTTTCAATGAATTACATCAAAACAACAAGCAAATTGTCATTTCTAGTGATCGTCCACCAAAGGAAATATCAACTTTGGAAGAACGTCTAAAATCCCGCTTCCAGTGGGGACTCATCGTTGATATTACACCGCCTGATTTGGAAACACGAATGGCAATTTTACAGAAAAAGACGGAAGAAGAGCATCTTGATGTACCTATTGAAGCACTTACTTATATCGCCAATCAGATCCAAACCAACATTCGTGAATTAGAAGGTGCACTCAACCGTGTCAATGCCTTCTCGAATTTGCAAGGTAAACCCATTACGACAGAATTGGCAGCAGAAGCGCTCAAAGATATTATTCAAGAATCACAAAGCAGAAAAATTACCATTCAAGATATTCAAAAGGTTGTCGGTGCATACTATGGTGTGCGAATTGAAGATTTTGCAGCAAAAAAACGTACAAAATCAATCGCATACCCTCGCCAAATCGCAATGTATCTATCTCGTGAACTAACCGACTTTTCTTTACCTAAAATTGGTGAAGAGTTTGGCGGGCGCGATCATACGACCGTGATACATGCACACGATAAAATCAAAAAAGAGCTTGAAAATAATGCTCCGTTAAGACAAGAAATCAAGCAATTTGAAAAAGAGCTTAGAAGTTAGATTGTGGATAGTGTGCAGAAGTTGTACACATCATGCACAAGTTATCCACATGTGCACATCCTTTATTTTTCTTAATTCGTAAAGGTTATCCACTAATCCACAAACCCTACTACTATTATTACGATTTTTAATAATAACTATAACTTATATAAACGACTGAAAGGAGTTTATACTTTATGGAATTCACAATTAAACGTGATTATTTTATTACGCAATTGAACGATACATTAAAAGCCATCTCACCGAGAACCACTTTACCGATTCTAACAGGGATTAAGATCCATGCGACAAACGAAAGTGTCGTATTGACAGGGTCTGATTCTGAAATTTCTATTGAGATTACTATTCCAAACCATATAGATGGTGAAGAAATAGTAACAGTGACAGAACCAGGATCAGTTGTATTACCAGGTCGTTTCTTCGTGGATATTATTAAAAAATTACCAGGAAAAGACGTCAAATTAATAACAAACGAACAATTTCAAACGCTGATAACATCAGGTCATTCAGAATTTAACTTAAGTGGTTTAGATCCAGATCAATACCCACTGTTACCACAAATTTCAAGTGAAGATGCGTTACAACTACCAATCAAAGTATTGAAAAACATCATTGCACAAACAAACTTTGCAGTGTCCACCTCAGAAACACGCCCAGTACTAACAGGGGTCAACTGGCTTATACAAGAAAATGAATTAATATGCACTGCGACCGATTCACACCGCTTGGCTGTAAGAAAGTTGAAATTAGAAGACGAAGATATCAGTGATAAAAATGTCATCATTCCAGGTAAGGCATTAGCTGAATTGAACAAAATTATGTCAGATAGTGATGACCACATTGACATTTACTTTGCTTCGAACCAAGTGCTATTCCGAGTAGGTCATGTCAACTTCATTTCACGCTTATTAGAAGGGCATTATCCTGATACGTCTCGCTTGTTCCCAGAAAACTACGAGATTAAGTTAGGTCTCGATAACAGCGAATTCTATCACGCGATCGACCGTGCATCATTATTAGCGCGTGAAGGTGGCAACAATGTCATCAAGCTCAGCACGGGAGAGAACCAAATTGAATTGTCATCAACATCACCTGAGATTGGAACGGTAAAAGAAGAAATTACAGCAAATGATGTTGAAGGTGGCAACTTAAAAATTTCTTTCAACTCGAAATACATGATGGATGCATTGAAAGCCATTGATCACGATGAAGTAGAAGTCGCATTTTTCGGTACGATGAAACCATTTATTTTAAAACCAAAAGACGATGATACGGTGACGCAATTAATCTTGCCAATCCGCACATACTAGAGAGAAAAGCTAGGGCGATACGCCTTAGCTTTTTTCGTTCTGTACAGAAGTAATATATTTTACTCATACGTGTAGTGATGTAGGGGCGAAATCGAGTATAATAAAACTATATGTAATCTTGGAGGAACAGAATATGAAAGTTAAAAAGACGCTGTTGATTGGCGTTGTCATTTGTTT
This genomic window contains:
- the dnaN gene encoding DNA polymerase III subunit beta, whose amino-acid sequence is MEFTIKRDYFITQLNDTLKAISPRTTLPILTGIKIHATNESVVLTGSDSEISIEITIPNHIDGEEIVTVTEPGSVVLPGRFFVDIIKKLPGKDVKLITNEQFQTLITSGHSEFNLSGLDPDQYPLLPQISSEDALQLPIKVLKNIIAQTNFAVSTSETRPVLTGVNWLIQENELICTATDSHRLAVRKLKLEDEDISDKNVIIPGKALAELNKIMSDSDDHIDIYFASNQVLFRVGHVNFISRLLEGHYPDTSRLFPENYEIKLGLDNSEFYHAIDRASLLAREGGNNVIKLSTGENQIELSSTSPEIGTVKEEITANDVEGGNLKISFNSKYMMDALKAIDHDEVEVAFFGTMKPFILKPKDDDTVTQLILPIRTY
- the dnaA gene encoding chromosomal replication initiator protein DnaA — protein: MTEQETWDNVLELIRNKHVKGPSYDTFFKETKLHSLSDEKVVLVVNNAFEANWLLQSYKGVIIESVNAITGKNVTHLEVLTEDDLDELRANFTTAQNDVKPVQPVVAQGEQFNTKNTFDTFVIGPGNRFPHAASLAVAEKPAQAYNPLFIYGGVGLGKTHLMHAIGHFVMENNKDAKVLYTTSEKFTNEFIQSIRNNDTESFREKYRNIDVLLIDDIQFIQKKEQTQEEFFHTFNELHQNNKQIVISSDRPPKEISTLEERLKSRFQWGLIVDITPPDLETRMAILQKKTEEEHLDVPIEALTYIANQIQTNIRELEGALNRVNAFSNLQGKPITTELAAEALKDIIQESQSRKITIQDIQKVVGAYYGVRIEDFAAKKRTKSIAYPRQIAMYLSRELTDFSLPKIGEEFGGRDHTTVIHAHDKIKKELENNAPLRQEIKQFEKELRS